CGGTCATCGGGACGTGGCTGGGCATCCGCTCGGGCCCGTGACCGTAGTGCTTGAGCAACAGGTACTTCGCCATGTCGATCCCCTTCGCCAGGTTCGGAGAACGGCCATCTTGCCGTTCTCACCCCCTGGTCGGAGCCGTATCCGGGTTCTCGACACCGGTGACCAGCACATTGAGGACGAGTATGCGCACCGGTGCGCACACGCGTCCTCAATTCGGGGGGTGGTCTTATTCAGTGATCGGACCCGCGGCGCGATCCGGCTCGCTGCGCAGGCGCGAGTGCCGGTATCCGTAGACGGCGTAGATGACGATGCCGACGAGCAGCCAGACGATGAACCGGATCCAGGTCTGGGCCTCCAGCGTGGTCATCAGGTAGATCGCGAAGCCGATGCCGAGCAGCGGCAGCAACGGGTTGAGGGGCACCCGGTAGGCGCGGGGAAAGTCGGGCTGCTTGTACTTCAGGATGATCACCCCCGCGTTGACCAGGACGAATGCAAATAGGGTGCCAATGTTGACCAGCTTGACGATCTCGCTCAACGGCACCAGCGCGGCCAGGACGGCGACCAGCACACCGAGCATGACCGTCAGGAGGGCCGGGGTGCCGAAGCGCGGGCTGATCCGGGCCAGGTTCTTCGGCAGCAGACCGTCGCGGCACATCGAGTAGAAGATGCGGGTCTGGCCGAACAGGATCACCAGGCAGACGCTGGTGATGGCGACCAGGGCCCCGAACGAGAGCAGCGACGCGGCCCAGGAGATGCCCGCGCCGTCGTCGAGGGCGGCGGCCAGCGGAGCGTCGCTCCCGCTGAGCTGGTCGGCACTGGCCAGGCCGACCGCGCCGAGCGAGACCAGCACGTAGAACACCGTGACGATGGCCAGCGAGGCGAGGATGGCGATGGGCAGGTCGCGCTTCGGGTTCCGTGCTTCCTCGCTGCCGGTGGAGATCGCGTCGAACCCGATGAAGGCGAAGAAGATCAGCGAGGCGGCGCCGACCACCCCGTCGCGGCCCTCGGGGGCGAACGGGTGCAGGTTGCCGGACGTGAAGTTGGCGAAGGCGACGATGATGAAGAAGACCAGGATCGCCAGCTTGATGCCCACCATCACCAGATTCACCCGGGCGCTCTCGCGCACGCCGAGCACCAGCACCAGGGTGATGGCGAGCACGATGAAGACCGCGGGAAGGTTCAGGATGCCGCCGTCTTCGGGCGATTTAGCGATCGCGTCGGGCATCTGCCAGCCGAAGGTACTGTCCAGGAACTCGTTCCAGTTCCCGCCCCAGCCGACCGCGATACCCGCGACCGAGACTCCGTACTCCAGGATCAGGTCCCACCCGATGATCCACGCCACCAGCTCGCCGAGGGTGGCGTAGGAGTAGGTGTAGGCACTGCCGGAGACCGGGATGCTGGAGGCCAGTTCGGCGTAGGACAGGGCGGAGAACATGCAGGCCACGGCGGCCAGCACGAACGAGAGCACGACCGCGGGGCCGGCCTTGCCGACGCCCTCGCCGATCACCACGAAGATGCCGGTGCCGATGGTGCCGCCGATGCCGAGCGCGGTCAGCTGGGTGGCGCCGACCGCCCGTTTCAGCTGGCCGTCACCGGATTCCGTTTCTGCGACCAGATTCTCGAGGGAACGGCGCCTGGTCATGTGGGCGACGGGCGCCCGGGTGCTGTCGACGAGAGCGGTCAGGCGTGGGGGCAGGGCCATCAGGGCACCTCTTCCAGCCG
Above is a genomic segment from Kineosporia sp. NBRC 101731 containing:
- a CDS encoding amino acid permease, with the protein product MTRRRSLENLVAETESGDGQLKRAVGATQLTALGIGGTIGTGIFVVIGEGVGKAGPAVVLSFVLAAVACMFSALSYAELASSIPVSGSAYTYSYATLGELVAWIIGWDLILEYGVSVAGIAVGWGGNWNEFLDSTFGWQMPDAIAKSPEDGGILNLPAVFIVLAITLVLVLGVRESARVNLVMVGIKLAILVFFIIVAFANFTSGNLHPFAPEGRDGVVGAASLIFFAFIGFDAISTGSEEARNPKRDLPIAILASLAIVTVFYVLVSLGAVGLASADQLSGSDAPLAAALDDGAGISWAASLLSFGALVAITSVCLVILFGQTRIFYSMCRDGLLPKNLARISPRFGTPALLTVMLGVLVAVLAALVPLSEIVKLVNIGTLFAFVLVNAGVIILKYKQPDFPRAYRVPLNPLLPLLGIGFAIYLMTTLEAQTWIRFIVWLLVGIVIYAVYGYRHSRLRSEPDRAAGPITE